In the genome of Stigmatopora nigra isolate UIUO_SnigA chromosome 7, RoL_Snig_1.1, whole genome shotgun sequence, the window GGTAGTCACCATCGAAATATTTTTGTACTTAAATACACAATTCATGTCGGTTTCCATAACTGTCAAAGCTTGAATCTCAAGTGCCACAATCTATGAATATTCCAAGTGCATGTGCTGTCACATTGTTAATATCCTTAACTTGCATTGTAGGCAGAATTTCAGCTATCAccatttcagcttttttttgaaacaaaacaaatccaagTGATTTCTGACTTACTTCTCCCTGTCCTGTGTAAATGATATAGcagcaatttattttttaccctgtCTTTGGTGAAGGATTGAATACAGTCATTAACAAATAACTTTTGTTTGATATAAGATTTTTAACATTTACTAAAAGAAACTGAAGCCACTTCAGGATAGGCTGAGTATTCCTCAACTGGGTGAAAATCCTCAAATGCAAAAGACGACGAGCGACGCCCAGCGTTAAGATCTTGGATCTGACTGCTCACACCTGGTGGCACTATAGGCTGGAATCCTATGACACACTGGAACGGGGACTGACCAGTGGTGGCTATAGGCATATGTCTATATATAGCTATAGACTCTGGGTGTGCGCCAGTTTAAAAGCTTAATGAGGCTCCAGTGAGGGAACACATCTCAAGAATTGGTGCCTTCTCCCAGAAACAATGTCTTTGGGAATCCCATGGTAATGCAACACCGGATGCAGGACAACCTGGGCCATACCTTTGGCTGAAGGCAACTTGGACAAAGGCATAAAATGCACCATTTTTTGGAAATGGTCCAGGACAGTAATTATCGCTGTATGACCTCGCTATGAttaaaaacctgtaaaatattcTAAGGAGATGTGAGACCCTTTCTCCAAGGCACCGGGGGAGATAGCAGTAGTCCTTAGCAGCACCCAGATGTCTTTTTCAGTGCACACACTGTGCAGGCTGCTACATAATCTTCAACATCCCACTACAGGCTCGGCCACCAAAATCCTGCTTGCTGACATTTGCAATTCTGTCGGAATAAGGATGACAGGTGACCCACGAGATGTGAGCGCATTGTAGGACCTGCAAACTCTTACCATCAAGTCAAGCAGGGGGTCAGACTCTGGTTAGTGGGCCCCCACTGGGCCCACACCAATTTCATGTTTTATCTGGACCACAAACAAGGTGCAAGCATGGGTTTTGGCACCATGGCCAAGGACGTAGAGCATGTAGAACAGTATGAACATAAACCAATATGTCCAAACAATGGAGGAAAGCTGAGCTCCCTCCAATGCCGCCTTGACAGCAAGAAGCTCCTTAAACCATAAACTTCCATGACAAAGCACAGAGGTGGAGTTGGTTGTACCTCTTGAAACTCTGAGAgagtttcatttgaatttgatcctaaaacagaaagtcggcattcatgatttgctttctcgggctgcacaaattgatgcggcaggccagatttggcctcTGGTCCTCCACTTTGACATCTGTACCCAAATTGATCCGGGTAATCCGACTTGGGAATCTTGACTTGGGGTCAAGAAGATTTTGATGATACCGCTCCCCTGCTAAGAATAACTGTAGAACAGAGGAAAAACTGTTTACAAAGCAAACACATGGGAAATATCCTGCAGTCTCACACACACCTGTGACGAGCAACAATAGAAGCAAACACTTTATTATTAGTGTGCTCAGAGCCAAATGGGCCGCATGCTAGCGAGAGTATACATTTTGAGTACTTGACACCTGCCGAAGCTGTTTTGTCCAatgattcaattaaaaatgtttgcgTATGTGTGGGCTTAATCCAGAGACTCTTGCTAAAAGTGACATGTCATAAGAAACAGCATCAAaccataaaatatacattttattttagtctGGACCAAAGAAAGTGGTCTGAATAAAATCATTAAACCAAATGTACCATAGACGAAAAAGCTATAAAAGGAGTAGTAACTTTAGCACAATGTTTAATGTTTTCTGCAGGTATATAACTATCTTCTACGCACTGAGATACCACAACATCATGACAGTGAGACGTGCTGGCTGCATCATCGGGGGTATCTGGACCTTCTGCACAGGCTGCGgaattatttttatcatatacTCCGATACCACATCTGTCATCATCTGCCTGGTGGCCATGTTCTTCACAATGCTGCTTATTATGGCATCCCTTTACAGCCACATGTTCATGCTGGCCCGCTCACATGTCAAGCGAATTGCAGCACTGTCTGGTTACAACACTATCCATCAGCGGACCAGCATGAAGGGTGCCATCACACTCACCATTCTCCTTGGGATTTTCCTTGTGTGCTGGGCACCCTTCTTTCTCCATCTCATCCTCATGATATCCTGTCCACGGAATGTTTACTGTGTGTGGTTTATGTCTCACTTTCATGTTTATCTAATACTCATCATGTGCAATTCTGTCGTTGATCCATTGATTTATGCCTTCAGGAGTCAGGAGATGAGGAAAACTTTTAAGGAgattttctgttgttttaacCTAAGGAATTGCGACACCTCCATATGCATCCTGAGTGATAAGTGCTAAATGACACAGAGTGAACAGTGGGATGAAATTTGACACAAGAAATTTATTTCAACAGCAACAGTTTGATATTACATTTTGGGTAAGTatgaaacaacaataaaatggtCTCAAAGAAACAATAAAGCAAGATATTTCaaccagtggcgggccgtcagggccttcaaagccttctctgctggcctaagaaatatctgaatcatatattatattttgtccataaatacttccaaccaatcacatttcagccattatttgttgccagggttagaaatctgcctcaaggacttcacaatcagttctgcaggctctgctgcattaaacaagcgtcgttaagactgttgctttaaccaatcagatttcgagttagcaacaccacaatgccttgtcgcaggcgtagggatacgtcatagCCTTCTCGCTTGCGTAGGGATACGCCAtagccttctcgcaggcgtagggatacgtcatcactttcaccaactatgatgggatatattgttttttttgtcaatgcacccagtggattgtggcctggcgatcagcatcaacacagttgcgaagcatggaagacagctttggaatagttacgctagctacttgctagctactatttgcgaatggattgtgacCACCTGGACGAACGTATAAGACACAGCGTTTCTGGTGGGACATTTGGAGAATTGTTCAATTTGGCCCAAAATcagatgcgccgtatagtcgtgaaaatacggtactttgaagggaaaatctaaaga includes:
- the mc5ra gene encoding melanocortin 5a receptor; its protein translation is MNTSLLSSCKLEMFTGNSTLPYLSNSSLPDKAGTSKPVAYEQVHIAIEVFLTLGVISLFENILVITAIVKNKNLHSPMYFFVCSLAVADMLVSVSNSWESVIIYLLNNRQLVVEEYFIRHMDNVFDSMICISVVASMCSLVAIAVDRYITIFYALRYHNIMTVRRAGCIIGGIWTFCTGCGIIFIIYSDTTSVIICLVAMFFTMLLIMASLYSHMFMLARSHVKRIAALSGYNTIHQRTSMKGAITLTILLGIFLVCWAPFFLHLILMISCPRNVYCVWFMSHFHVYLILIMCNSVVDPLIYAFRSQEMRKTFKEIFCCFNLRNCDTSICILSDKC